A single genomic interval of uncultured Pseudodesulfovibrio sp. harbors:
- the eno gene encoding phosphopyruvate hydratase: protein MSTITGVWAREILDSRGNPTVEVEVITESGIMGRAAVPSGASTGSREALELRDKEERYGGKGVLQAVENVRGEIAGAIIGMDCVRQVTLDNALIDLDGTENKDRLGANALLGVSMAAARAAAGFLGLPLYQHLGGVNAKLLPVPLMNIINGGEHAPNNLDIQEFMIMPVGAETFAEALRMGAETFHKLKGILAKDGHVTSVGDEGGFAPNLKSHAEAFQYITRAVEEAGYEPGREICFAIDAAASEFYKDGKYVLAGEGKELSSAELVDFYDDLASRFPLVSIEDGLAEADWDGFALQTEKMGDRIQLVGDDLFVTNPDILAEGIDKGVCNSILIKLNQIGTVSETLDTIELAKTAGYTNVVSHRSGETGDHFIADLAVAVNAGQIKTGSLCRSDRLEKYNQLLRIEEELDDDGVYYGPILGGSFFEE, encoded by the coding sequence ATGAGTACCATCACAGGCGTTTGGGCACGCGAAATCCTTGATTCCCGCGGTAACCCTACTGTTGAAGTCGAAGTTATCACCGAATCCGGCATCATGGGACGGGCTGCTGTTCCGTCCGGTGCTTCTACCGGCTCTCGTGAAGCGCTGGAACTGCGCGACAAGGAAGAACGTTACGGTGGCAAGGGCGTATTGCAGGCCGTGGAAAACGTACGCGGCGAAATCGCCGGGGCCATTATCGGCATGGACTGCGTCCGTCAGGTCACCCTCGACAACGCACTCATCGACCTTGACGGCACCGAAAACAAGGACCGTCTCGGAGCCAACGCCCTGCTCGGCGTATCCATGGCTGCCGCCCGCGCTGCCGCGGGCTTTCTCGGCCTGCCCCTGTACCAGCATCTCGGCGGCGTCAATGCCAAGCTGCTGCCCGTTCCGCTCATGAACATCATCAATGGCGGCGAACACGCTCCCAACAATCTGGACATTCAGGAATTCATGATCATGCCCGTGGGCGCGGAGACCTTTGCCGAGGCCCTGCGTATGGGGGCCGAGACCTTTCACAAGCTGAAAGGTATTCTTGCCAAGGACGGTCACGTCACTTCCGTTGGCGACGAAGGCGGCTTTGCTCCGAACCTGAAGTCCCATGCCGAGGCATTCCAGTACATCACCCGTGCTGTCGAGGAAGCCGGATATGAACCGGGCAGGGAAATCTGCTTTGCCATCGACGCCGCGGCCAGCGAATTCTACAAGGACGGCAAGTATGTCCTCGCCGGTGAAGGCAAGGAACTTTCCTCTGCCGAACTCGTGGACTTCTACGACGATCTCGCTTCGCGCTTCCCCCTCGTGTCCATCGAGGACGGTCTTGCCGAAGCGGACTGGGACGGCTTCGCTCTCCAGACCGAGAAGATGGGCGACCGCATCCAGCTCGTGGGCGACGACCTGTTCGTCACCAATCCCGATATCCTCGCCGAGGGCATCGACAAGGGCGTGTGCAACTCCATTCTCATCAAGCTCAACCAGATCGGCACGGTCTCCGAGACCCTCGATACCATCGAGCTGGCCAAGACCGCGGGTTACACCAACGTTGTTTCCCACCGCTCCGGTGAAACCGGCGACCATTTCATCGCCGACCTCGCTGTTGCAGTGAACGCGGGCCAGATCAAGACCGGCTCCCTGTGCCGCTCCGATCGCCTCGAAAAATACAACCAGCTCCTGCGTATCGAAGAAGAACTCGACGATGATGGCGTCTACTACGGCCCCATCCTCGGCGGCAGTTTTTTCGAGGAGTAA
- the folD gene encoding bifunctional methylenetetrahydrofolate dehydrogenase/methenyltetrahydrofolate cyclohydrolase FolD, with the protein MILLDGKETAATIRGEIKEEVVGLEAKYGRKPGLAVVLVGEDPASQVYVRNKERACEDCGIASIPHRLENATQHELEGLIQELNRDVNVDGILVQLPLPEGLDSQKILDLIDPDKDVDGFHPVNVGKMSLGLPGFKPCTPAGVINLLKRYDLDPACKKAVVIGRSNIVGKPLAMMLSQSGPCANATVTLCHSRTQDLKAECLEADFVFAAIGVPNFVTADMVKEGAVVVDVGINRTDEGLAGDCDFEALKDKVHAITPVPGGVGPMTIAQLMVNTLEAFKLHVGA; encoded by the coding sequence ATGATTCTTCTCGATGGCAAGGAAACGGCCGCGACCATTCGCGGCGAGATCAAGGAAGAGGTTGTCGGACTGGAGGCCAAGTACGGCCGCAAACCCGGTCTGGCTGTCGTGCTGGTGGGTGAGGACCCGGCCAGTCAGGTATATGTTCGCAACAAGGAGCGCGCATGCGAGGACTGCGGTATCGCATCCATTCCGCATCGTCTGGAAAACGCCACGCAGCATGAGCTTGAGGGGCTGATTCAGGAGCTGAACCGAGACGTGAACGTGGACGGCATTCTGGTGCAGCTTCCGCTTCCCGAAGGACTGGACAGCCAGAAGATTCTGGACCTGATCGACCCGGACAAGGACGTGGACGGTTTCCATCCCGTAAACGTGGGCAAGATGAGCCTCGGACTGCCGGGATTCAAGCCGTGTACTCCGGCTGGCGTCATCAACCTGCTCAAGCGGTACGACCTTGACCCTGCCTGCAAGAAGGCAGTGGTCATCGGACGTTCGAATATCGTGGGCAAGCCGCTTGCCATGATGCTGTCCCAGTCCGGCCCGTGCGCCAACGCCACGGTCACGCTGTGCCATTCCCGCACGCAGGACCTCAAGGCCGAGTGTCTGGAAGCGGATTTCGTGTTCGCTGCCATCGGTGTGCCGAACTTCGTAACCGCTGACATGGTCAAGGAAGGTGCCGTTGTTGTGGACGTGGGTATCAACCGAACGGACGAAGGGCTGGCTGGCGATTGTGATTTCGAGGCGCTCAAGGACAAGGTCCATGCCATTACCCCGGTTCCGGGCGGCGTCGGTCCCATGACCATCGCGCAGTTGATGGTGAACACGCTTGAGGCTTTCAAATTGCATGTCGGTGCCTGA
- a CDS encoding methyl-accepting chemotaxis protein: MTFKDLSLKYKIGGSICLAVTIILVVYTFVIVSKTREISVYDAKQIAIEMANRYGNEVKGSMEKALDASLSTGAAFEAMIKNREIIDRKIVDEIQQAVVLSDETFYGIQSCFEPNALDGRDAEFHATGDPMWEHMGGAYGNYWWRGTGGMEVVNLTKYDYPNTREWYKAPRDKNGPNLTEPYYTEVAKTNMATIAVPVRENGKFIGIVGIDFTLDAFQDMVKDIKPMGTGRAFIVSNKGVLVAHPDSNLMNKPVADVLSPELSGDITNAIERGESFVGFMESPRTGLTDLIVFEPIKIRGTDTPWSIGIAIPSATIYEVADEFLYLSVLLTVLALAIVIAVVVLVARAITGPMVKSVEFAKEIASGNLSAQLDIHQKDEVGVMASTLAEMGAKLRQVVGDVRNVTDSVASGATQIASTSQTLSQGSTEQAASIEEVSSSMEEMASNISQNAENATQTQSLASGAAGQAEDGGSAVSEAVAAMREIADKIGIIEEIARQTNLLALNAAIEAARAGEHGKGFAVVAAEVRKLAERSGVAAGEISQLAASSVDVADRAGELLGKLVPDIQRTADLVEEISSASNEQNAGASQINSAIQQLDSVVQQNASVSEEMSSTSEELSGQAVQLQETVSFFNLGDSGGGGYRQTVTQVRKPVQALNAAAPQTAPKPAAGSGVALNMDEDGDFERF; encoded by the coding sequence ATGACGTTCAAGGATTTGTCGCTCAAGTACAAGATAGGTGGAAGCATCTGTCTCGCTGTAACGATCATTCTGGTCGTGTACACGTTTGTCATCGTATCCAAGACACGGGAAATCTCGGTATACGATGCAAAGCAGATCGCCATTGAAATGGCCAACCGTTATGGCAACGAAGTCAAAGGCAGCATGGAAAAGGCACTTGATGCCAGCTTGTCCACCGGTGCCGCTTTCGAAGCCATGATCAAGAACCGGGAAATCATCGACCGCAAGATCGTTGATGAGATCCAGCAGGCGGTCGTGCTTTCCGATGAAACATTTTATGGCATCCAGTCCTGTTTCGAACCCAACGCCCTTGACGGCAGGGACGCGGAGTTCCATGCCACTGGCGATCCCATGTGGGAGCACATGGGCGGTGCCTATGGTAACTACTGGTGGCGCGGAACAGGCGGTATGGAAGTCGTGAACCTCACCAAATACGATTATCCGAATACCCGTGAGTGGTACAAGGCTCCTCGCGACAAGAATGGCCCGAATCTGACCGAGCCGTATTACACCGAGGTTGCCAAGACCAACATGGCGACAATCGCTGTGCCTGTCAGGGAAAACGGCAAGTTCATCGGTATCGTTGGTATCGACTTCACGCTTGATGCATTCCAGGACATGGTCAAGGATATCAAGCCGATGGGAACCGGGCGTGCCTTTATTGTCTCGAACAAGGGCGTGCTCGTCGCTCATCCCGATTCAAATCTCATGAACAAGCCGGTTGCCGACGTGCTGTCTCCTGAGCTTTCCGGCGATATCACGAATGCCATTGAGAGAGGCGAGTCCTTTGTCGGGTTCATGGAGTCTCCCCGGACTGGTCTGACTGACCTTATCGTGTTTGAGCCGATCAAGATCCGCGGCACGGATACGCCGTGGTCCATCGGCATAGCCATTCCCTCGGCAACCATCTATGAGGTTGCTGATGAGTTCCTGTATCTCAGTGTCCTGCTGACCGTTCTCGCATTGGCGATTGTCATCGCGGTTGTTGTCCTCGTTGCCAGAGCCATCACCGGGCCGATGGTCAAGAGTGTGGAATTTGCCAAGGAGATCGCATCCGGCAATCTTTCGGCACAACTTGATATTCATCAGAAGGATGAGGTCGGCGTCATGGCCTCGACCCTTGCGGAAATGGGAGCCAAGCTCAGGCAGGTTGTCGGTGATGTCCGCAACGTCACTGACAGCGTGGCCTCCGGAGCGACCCAGATCGCCTCGACTTCCCAGACGCTTTCACAGGGAAGCACTGAACAGGCCGCATCCATTGAGGAAGTGTCCTCAAGCATGGAAGAGATGGCCTCGAATATCAGCCAGAATGCGGAAAACGCGACTCAGACGCAGAGTCTGGCAAGCGGCGCCGCAGGTCAGGCCGAGGACGGTGGTTCCGCCGTTTCCGAAGCCGTGGCAGCCATGCGGGAGATCGCCGACAAGATCGGTATTATCGAGGAGATAGCCCGTCAGACCAACCTGCTCGCGCTCAATGCCGCCATTGAGGCCGCTCGTGCCGGTGAACACGGCAAGGGATTTGCGGTTGTCGCCGCGGAAGTCCGCAAGTTGGCGGAACGTTCCGGTGTGGCCGCAGGCGAGATCAGCCAGTTGGCAGCCAGCAGCGTGGATGTGGCCGACCGCGCGGGCGAACTGCTCGGCAAGCTCGTTCCGGACATTCAGCGTACTGCCGATCTGGTGGAAGAAATCTCGTCTGCCAGTAACGAACAGAACGCCGGTGCCTCACAGATCAACAGCGCCATTCAGCAGCTCGACAGCGTCGTGCAGCAGAACGCTTCAGTCTCCGAGGAGATGTCGTCAACATCCGAAGAACTCTCCGGTCAGGCCGTGCAGCTTCAGGAGACTGTTTCCTTCTTCAATCTCGGCGACAGCGGTGGCGGTGGATACCGCCAGACTGTGACTCAGGTCAGGAAGCCGGTGCAGGCATTGAATGCGGCTGCTCCTCAGACTGCGCCCAAGCCTGCTGCGGGTTCCGGTGTGGCCCTGAACATGGACGAAGACGGCGACTTCGAACGCTTCTAG
- a CDS encoding SDR family oxidoreductase, whose amino-acid sequence MSKVFVAGATGNIGTALLEQLRDTDAEVVAGVHDPDKMKPFADSGVEARLFDYKDPDSISRAMQGCDRMFFALPFTEKMGHYGHLVVEAAKASGIEYIVRSSGYAASSDAHWRLGREHGMVDQFVEDSGIPFTVLRPNTFMQYFSSSLAEMVKTGVIALPEEDACVSYIDVRDIAACAARLLLDNEGHVENFYALTGPEGLGLAEVADTITEAAGREVKYLPVPEEEFVATLQDMGMEQWNINMLVSLSRVVKLGMAGNVTHAVSYLTDTPARTFADFAKEYSAVWK is encoded by the coding sequence ATGAGCAAAGTTTTCGTGGCCGGAGCAACCGGCAATATTGGCACCGCGCTGTTGGAACAGCTGCGTGATACAGACGCCGAAGTCGTGGCGGGTGTGCATGATCCCGACAAGATGAAGCCGTTTGCGGATTCCGGCGTCGAGGCTCGGCTTTTCGATTACAAGGACCCGGATTCCATCAGCCGCGCCATGCAGGGGTGTGACCGGATGTTCTTTGCCCTACCTTTCACGGAAAAGATGGGCCACTACGGCCATCTTGTGGTGGAAGCGGCCAAGGCGTCGGGGATCGAATACATCGTCCGGTCTTCGGGATATGCTGCCTCGTCCGATGCCCACTGGCGTCTCGGACGCGAGCACGGCATGGTGGATCAGTTTGTCGAGGATTCCGGTATTCCGTTTACCGTGCTCCGGCCCAATACGTTCATGCAGTATTTTTCCTCCTCTCTGGCGGAAATGGTCAAGACCGGCGTGATAGCTCTTCCCGAAGAGGACGCGTGCGTCAGCTATATCGATGTCCGCGACATCGCTGCCTGTGCCGCAAGGCTGCTGCTCGACAATGAGGGGCATGTGGAGAATTTCTACGCCCTGACCGGCCCGGAAGGGCTGGGACTGGCTGAGGTGGCCGATACCATTACCGAAGCCGCCGGACGCGAGGTGAAGTACCTGCCTGTCCCGGAGGAGGAGTTCGTGGCCACCTTGCAGGATATGGGTATGGAACAGTGGAATATCAACATGCTTGTCAGCCTGTCCCGCGTGGTCAAGCTGGGCATGGCGGGCAACGTGACGCATGCCGTTTCGTATCTGACCGATACTCCGGCCCGTACCTTTGCCGATTTTGCGAAGGAGTACTCGGCTGTCTGGAAATAG
- a CDS encoding HD-GYP domain-containing protein, with translation MMQSEGRDRLLRVIKEIAAGNYSNEIIELTGPGYDPEVRELAEAVGMMMVKIEAREFHLEQLNEQIRNDTLNTVTAVAHALGARDTYTEGHGERVSIYAERLAQRIGLDEHEVERIRIAGMLHDIGKIGFSDLIFSNEDTDISKDMLLEIRSHPQWGYDILRNLTFLGPALEYVYAHHERLDGNGYPRGLCEDQIPLGARILAVADCFDAMTTDRSYQKGKTPQEAFAILGKIAGSALDPDIVDAFFDEIEDNGMAE, from the coding sequence ATGATGCAATCCGAAGGACGGGACAGGCTGCTGCGCGTCATCAAGGAGATCGCGGCAGGTAATTATTCCAACGAGATCATTGAGCTTACCGGCCCCGGCTATGACCCCGAAGTTCGGGAGCTTGCCGAGGCCGTGGGCATGATGATGGTCAAGATCGAGGCCAGGGAATTCCATCTGGAACAGCTCAACGAGCAGATCAGGAATGACACCCTGAACACCGTGACGGCGGTTGCCCATGCCCTTGGGGCGCGGGATACCTATACCGAAGGCCATGGCGAACGTGTCAGCATATATGCCGAGCGGCTGGCCCAAAGGATCGGGCTTGACGAGCATGAGGTGGAACGCATCCGTATTGCCGGAATGCTGCATGACATTGGAAAGATCGGGTTCAGTGATCTCATTTTTTCCAACGAAGACACCGACATCAGCAAGGACATGCTGCTCGAGATTCGCAGCCATCCGCAGTGGGGGTATGACATTCTCAGGAACCTCACGTTTCTCGGACCGGCGCTGGAATATGTCTATGCCCATCATGAACGGCTGGACGGCAACGGGTATCCGCGAGGATTGTGCGAGGACCAGATTCCGCTGGGCGCGCGCATCCTTGCCGTAGCCGACTGTTTCGACGCCATGACCACGGACCGCTCATATCAGAAAGGCAAGACGCCGCAGGAGGCCTTTGCCATTCTCGGAAAGATTGCCGGGAGTGCGCTGGACCCGGATATTGTGGATGCCTTCTTTGACGAGATCGAAGACAACGGCATGGCAGAATAG
- a CDS encoding cupin domain-containing protein — MKNIFTALNTGVVAKHDADIPACDREWNSHPVFEGVALKHLVVGADTDGRFSAHLVRLEPGAGIGDHVHESNWELHEIASGSGHCVLDGKRIAYEAGVAAVMPEGMNHSVQAGDDGLNILAKFVPALL, encoded by the coding sequence ATGAAAAATATCTTTACGGCTTTGAACACGGGTGTTGTGGCCAAGCATGATGCCGACATCCCGGCTTGTGACAGGGAATGGAATTCCCATCCGGTTTTTGAAGGTGTGGCGCTCAAGCATCTGGTGGTCGGTGCGGATACCGATGGCCGGTTCAGCGCCCACCTCGTCCGGCTTGAACCCGGTGCCGGGATCGGCGATCACGTACATGAATCGAACTGGGAGCTGCATGAAATCGCTTCCGGTTCCGGGCACTGCGTTCTTGACGGCAAGCGGATAGCCTATGAAGCGGGTGTCGCCGCTGTCATGCCGGAAGGCATGAACCATAGCGTGCAGGCAGGGGATGACGGATTGAACATTCTTGCAAAGTTTGTCCCTGCGCTTCTCTAG
- a CDS encoding AraC family transcriptional regulator, producing MSNNQTLFFSRMAGLEGVTLVRCTGSPPVAARHAHQSLCIGVVLSGERILSVDGGEIVARSGDVIVFLPGQAHVCTDSGECTYLMFSIPTAWLDEIGLAAESMVARYACLSNPDLYGKIVNLAELADLKSPAVEMEGSLVEILEMLVALDGFGICTNREQALSSQIRTVRRYIENHADEEIRLKTLACLADISPWRLNRLFSSQVGMPPHEFQNMVRVNRVKAMVSDGAELAEAAVAAGYSDQSHMTRCFRKVVGMTPGKYAEGMRSSESRKM from the coding sequence ATGAGCAACAATCAGACATTGTTCTTTTCCCGCATGGCGGGCCTCGAAGGGGTGACGCTCGTACGCTGTACGGGCAGCCCTCCTGTCGCGGCGCGCCATGCCCATCAGTCGCTCTGTATCGGAGTGGTCCTGTCCGGCGAACGGATTCTGTCCGTGGATGGCGGGGAGATCGTGGCCCGATCCGGTGATGTCATTGTCTTTCTTCCGGGGCAGGCCCATGTCTGCACTGATTCCGGGGAATGCACCTATCTGATGTTCAGCATCCCGACGGCGTGGTTGGACGAAATCGGTCTTGCCGCGGAGAGCATGGTTGCCCGGTACGCCTGTCTGAGCAATCCGGACTTGTACGGGAAAATCGTGAATCTGGCAGAATTGGCAGACCTGAAATCTCCGGCCGTGGAGATGGAAGGAAGCCTCGTTGAGATTCTGGAGATGTTGGTTGCTCTTGACGGATTTGGAATATGCACGAATCGGGAGCAGGCGCTTTCCAGTCAGATCAGGACTGTGCGCCGGTATATCGAGAACCACGCCGACGAGGAAATTCGTTTGAAAACATTGGCCTGTCTGGCGGATATCAGCCCCTGGCGGCTGAACCGGCTTTTCTCCTCGCAGGTGGGCATGCCGCCGCATGAGTTCCAGAACATGGTGCGTGTCAACCGGGTCAAGGCCATGGTTTCAGATGGTGCCGAGCTGGCCGAAGCAGCTGTCGCCGCGGGGTATTCGGATCAAAGCCACATGACCCGTTGTTTCAGGAAGGTAGTCGGTATGACGCCGGGAAAATATGCCGAAGGCATGCGGTCCTCGGAATCGCGAAAAATGTAA
- a CDS encoding PAS domain S-box protein → MQRRFAYILPLVVGLALAATIAAGLYADQERYHQKSRLGVFYKLSTMQGGFENSLNNRLHLATALKTYVMLDPEIDRATFASLARGLVSGMTGIRFIELARNNIISHVYPDRDGTRLPGRGLAVDFPSNIGELAARAMATRRRQIAAPSPAFEGGETIVSVTPIYTQADSSGDRGYWGLVIMLIDARTLYREAGFVNGSPGLDVALRIPSSDVLGGQTLYGKSKVFEQDPVIMNVPIPDGYWQLAAVPAGGWQASPTRPYIVFGGSIATLAVTGLLAAAIFLLLGRLREREKYQYLVQNAKSIILRIDMAGNITFCNEHAEEFYGYEPGELIGKPLIGTLIPEKNLEGESMKRYIHRLLKNPSAHPFNETMNVCKNGEVVWVAWAHESVNAKDGSMVELLSVGTDITDRKLMEEALRQSERQYRLLAENVTDVIWGLDADLRYTFVSPSDETLRGFKRYDVLGRPIEDFLTPASCRRLTSEVEAMKGRVADSRRPVSMTLDLEFVSADGASVWLENRVGLLLNDDGEIIGVQGVGRDITDRKLAEALREDVERMAQHDLKTPLGAVVGLPGEIRRLGKLSQAQENMLLTIEDAGEAMLQLINRSLDLYKMERGTYVLRKKSVDVLGLLESIKAELLPIIREKGISVGIEARGVDRRFVFWVTVEEDLFRSMLSNLILNALQASPEGGSISITLDGTDENAISICNKGEVPSEIREMFFDKYVSSKSSAGSGLGTYSARLIARTHGGDVVVDTDTPGETCVSVILPPETDA, encoded by the coding sequence ATGCAAAGACGCTTCGCCTATATTCTTCCTCTGGTTGTCGGACTGGCCTTGGCTGCAACGATTGCAGCCGGATTGTATGCCGATCAGGAACGGTATCATCAGAAATCACGGCTTGGGGTTTTTTATAAACTGTCCACCATGCAGGGCGGTTTCGAGAATTCTCTCAACAACCGTCTGCATCTGGCAACCGCGCTCAAAACGTATGTCATGCTTGACCCGGAGATCGACCGGGCGACGTTTGCGTCTCTTGCCCGGGGGCTGGTCAGCGGCATGACCGGAATCCGGTTTATCGAACTGGCAAGGAACAACATCATCAGCCATGTGTATCCGGACCGGGACGGGACCCGTCTGCCGGGGCGCGGGCTGGCTGTGGATTTTCCTTCCAATATCGGCGAATTGGCCGCTCGGGCCATGGCGACAAGGCGTCGCCAGATTGCGGCTCCATCCCCTGCCTTTGAAGGCGGTGAGACCATTGTCTCGGTCACTCCGATTTACACGCAGGCCGATTCTTCGGGCGACAGGGGGTACTGGGGGCTTGTGATCATGCTGATCGATGCCCGGACATTGTACCGTGAGGCCGGGTTCGTGAACGGTTCTCCCGGGCTGGATGTCGCTTTGCGGATTCCCTCCTCCGATGTCCTTGGCGGGCAGACGCTTTACGGCAAGTCCAAGGTGTTTGAGCAGGACCCTGTCATAATGAATGTTCCGATCCCGGACGGCTACTGGCAGCTTGCCGCCGTTCCTGCCGGTGGGTGGCAGGCTTCGCCCACCCGTCCCTATATCGTTTTCGGCGGCTCCATCGCCACGCTGGCTGTTACCGGACTGCTTGCCGCTGCCATTTTCCTGCTTTTGGGGCGTCTCAGGGAGCGTGAAAAATATCAATATCTTGTCCAGAATGCCAAGAGTATCATTTTGCGTATCGACATGGCCGGAAATATCACCTTCTGCAATGAACATGCTGAAGAATTCTATGGCTACGAACCGGGTGAGCTTATCGGCAAGCCGCTTATCGGCACCTTGATTCCCGAGAAGAATCTCGAAGGCGAGTCCATGAAGCGGTATATTCACCGGCTGCTGAAAAATCCTTCGGCACATCCGTTCAACGAGACCATGAACGTCTGCAAGAACGGTGAAGTGGTCTGGGTGGCATGGGCCCATGAATCCGTGAACGCCAAGGACGGCAGCATGGTTGAACTGCTGAGCGTGGGCACGGACATCACTGATCGCAAGCTGATGGAGGAGGCCTTGCGGCAGAGCGAACGCCAATATCGTCTACTTGCCGAGAACGTGACCGACGTCATCTGGGGACTGGATGCGGATTTGCGGTATACGTTTGTCAGCCCTTCGGATGAGACGCTGCGCGGATTCAAGCGGTATGACGTGCTTGGCCGTCCCATTGAGGATTTTCTCACGCCTGCGTCCTGTCGGCGGCTGACGAGCGAGGTCGAAGCCATGAAGGGACGGGTTGCCGACAGTCGAAGGCCGGTGTCCATGACGCTGGATCTTGAATTCGTGAGTGCGGACGGGGCGTCCGTCTGGCTGGAGAACCGGGTCGGCCTGCTGCTCAACGATGACGGCGAAATTATTGGCGTCCAAGGAGTCGGGCGTGACATCACCGACCGGAAACTGGCCGAGGCCCTTCGTGAGGACGTGGAGCGAATGGCGCAGCACGATCTGAAAACACCCCTTGGTGCCGTGGTGGGGCTGCCCGGTGAGATTCGGCGGCTGGGCAAGCTCAGTCAGGCTCAGGAAAACATGCTCCTCACCATCGAAGATGCCGGTGAAGCCATGCTTCAGCTCATCAACCGTTCGCTTGATCTCTATAAAATGGAACGCGGCACGTACGTCCTTCGCAAGAAAAGTGTGGATGTCCTCGGGCTTCTTGAGTCCATCAAGGCGGAACTGCTTCCGATCATTCGGGAAAAGGGAATCAGCGTGGGCATTGAAGCGCGGGGCGTTGACCGTCGCTTCGTGTTCTGGGTCACCGTTGAAGAAGACCTTTTTCGTTCAATGCTTTCCAATCTGATATTGAATGCGCTTCAGGCCTCGCCCGAGGGCGGTTCGATATCGATTACTCTCGACGGTACGGACGAAAATGCCATTTCCATCTGCAACAAAGGCGAAGTGCCGTCGGAAATCAGGGAAATGTTTTTCGACAAGTATGTCAGTTCGAAATCTTCCGCCGGTTCCGGTCTCGGCACCTATTCGGCCCGGTTGATTGCCCGAACTCACGGCGGAGACGTCGTGGTGGACACGGATACGCCGGGGGAAACCTGCGTGAGCGTCATCCTGCCGCCGGAAACGGATGCCTAA
- a CDS encoding TatD family hydrolase has protein sequence MGKKKPRPEPESLELPLAGVDSHAHLDLDDFDDDREEIIARAKASGISHIINVFLGPDAFEKNRGMFDSHPEISFLLGVHPNNADTLTDDALDRMRAHFKAEPRLKGVGEIGLDYYWDRVPHDVQKNAFIRQLELARELSLPIIIHSRDANDDAVATLVEQGFRDYPLLWHCFGAGMELAQEIIDNGWHISFPGPVTFRKTDDLQAAVARVPLDRFMIETDCPYLAPEPWRGKRNHPALVAFTARRIAEIKGRSAADIWQMAGDNARAFFNL, from the coding sequence ATGGGAAAAAAGAAACCGCGCCCGGAGCCGGAATCGCTTGAACTGCCTCTGGCTGGAGTCGATTCCCACGCCCATCTCGACCTTGACGACTTTGACGACGACCGGGAAGAAATCATTGCCCGGGCCAAGGCCTCCGGCATCAGTCACATCATCAACGTCTTTCTCGGGCCTGACGCCTTTGAAAAGAACCGGGGCATGTTCGACAGCCACCCGGAGATATCCTTCCTGCTCGGCGTGCATCCCAACAATGCGGACACCCTGACCGACGACGCGCTTGACCGCATGCGGGCCCATTTCAAGGCCGAACCGCGCCTCAAGGGAGTAGGTGAAATCGGTCTGGACTACTACTGGGACCGCGTGCCGCACGATGTCCAGAAAAACGCGTTCATCAGACAGCTTGAGCTTGCCCGCGAACTCTCCCTTCCGATCATCATCCACTCACGCGACGCCAACGACGACGCCGTCGCCACCCTCGTGGAACAGGGATTCAGGGATTATCCCCTTCTCTGGCATTGTTTCGGAGCAGGCATGGAACTGGCGCAGGAAATCATCGACAACGGCTGGCACATCTCGTTTCCCGGCCCGGTCACGTTCCGCAAGACAGATGACCTTCAGGCCGCAGTCGCCCGTGTGCCTCTTGATAGGTTCATGATCGAGACCGACTGCCCCTATCTTGCGCCGGAGCCGTGGCGCGGCAAACGCAATCACCCGGCCCTCGTGGCCTTCACCGCCCGTCGCATCGCCGAAATAAAAGGACGCTCCGCAGCGGACATCTGGCAGATGGCGGGAGACAACGCCCGCGCCTTCTTCAATCTGTAG